The Corynebacterium poyangense genome includes a window with the following:
- a CDS encoding Rv2732c family membrane protein, translated as MSDQWDKAEEAFQLKEDLKAKEYKAAQSMNLGPKIWILGAIFLLWLISLFLPFTSTGIKGIDVLLLTDKARSGEIRITEYVYIYLITLGPGVFNGLLLLFRKTIFSWIAWMFSCVGTFYVVLALWLRQTTEGSPSGHASWGMYLSILPVIAATVVFSMIILKRDPEQLKLAQQRRDHDVPDYVALNQREELKSRAQQEWETNPLLVDDRRAQAHRRHQHH; from the coding sequence ATGAGCGATCAGTGGGACAAAGCCGAAGAGGCTTTTCAACTGAAAGAAGACCTCAAAGCCAAAGAATATAAAGCTGCTCAGTCAATGAATCTTGGCCCCAAAATATGGATTCTTGGCGCGATTTTTCTGCTCTGGCTAATCAGTCTCTTTCTCCCTTTCACCTCCACTGGCATCAAAGGGATAGATGTCTTATTGCTCACCGACAAAGCCCGAAGCGGTGAAATCCGAATCACCGAATACGTCTATATCTACCTCATCACCCTAGGCCCCGGTGTGTTTAACGGCTTGCTGTTGCTGTTCCGAAAAACGATTTTTTCCTGGATCGCATGGATGTTTAGCTGCGTCGGAACATTCTATGTCGTTTTGGCTTTATGGCTTCGTCAGACCACAGAGGGAAGTCCATCTGGACATGCGTCGTGGGGAATGTATCTCAGTATTCTCCCGGTTATTGCAGCCACCGTCGTTTTCAGCATGATTATCCTTAAGCGTGATCCTGAACAGTTGAAGCTGGCTCAGCAGCGCCGCGATCATGATGTCCCGGATTATGTTGCACTGAATCAACGAGAAGAGCTAAAAAGCCGCGCTCAACAGGAGTGGGAAACTAATCCGCTCTTAGTGGATGATCGTCGCGCCCAGGCACACCGGAGACATCAACATCACTAG
- the miaB gene encoding tRNA (N6-isopentenyl adenosine(37)-C2)-methylthiotransferase MiaB: protein MTTQFSPEKENSAVLNNAGRTYEVRTFGCQMNVHDSERLSGLLEDAGYSPVREGDEPDLVVFNTCAVRENADSRLYGTLGLLKATKDNHPGMQIAVGGCLAQKDRDVVIKKAPWVDVVFGTHNLGSLPALLERARHNHKAEVEIVESLEQFPSVLPAKRDSAYSGWVSISVGCNNTCTFCIVPSLRGKEVDRRPGDILAEVQALVDQGVSEVTLLGQNVNAYGVNFADPDLPRDRSAFSRLLRACGDIEGLERVRFTSPHPAEFTSDVIDAMAETPNVCPQLHMPLQSGSDRVLKDMRRSYRTKKFLRIVEEVREKIPEAAITTDIIVGFPGETEEDFQATLNVLEEARFSSAYTFQYSIRPGTPAGEMDNQIPKDVVQDRYERLIAVQERICAEENRAFIGRRVELLVQAGGGRKNNKTHRMTGRARDGRLVHFQPHAATPNAVDGDIRPGDVVDVEVTGSAPHFLIADAGVLSHRRTKAGDMSEAGKVPTTAPVGVGLGLPQIRGL from the coding sequence GTGACAACTCAATTCAGCCCAGAAAAAGAAAATTCTGCTGTTCTTAACAACGCCGGACGGACCTATGAAGTACGCACTTTTGGCTGTCAGATGAATGTTCATGACTCGGAGCGTTTGTCCGGGCTGTTGGAAGATGCCGGTTATTCCCCCGTGCGTGAGGGGGATGAACCAGACCTCGTTGTGTTTAATACCTGCGCGGTGCGCGAAAACGCGGATTCTCGGCTGTACGGTACGTTGGGCCTGTTGAAAGCCACCAAAGATAATCATCCAGGGATGCAAATCGCGGTGGGCGGCTGCCTAGCGCAAAAGGATCGAGACGTCGTCATCAAAAAAGCTCCTTGGGTGGATGTAGTATTCGGGACCCACAATCTTGGTTCCCTACCTGCTTTGCTGGAACGAGCCCGGCACAACCACAAGGCTGAAGTGGAAATCGTCGAATCTCTTGAACAATTTCCTTCAGTCCTCCCGGCAAAACGTGATTCCGCATATTCGGGCTGGGTGTCCATTTCCGTCGGCTGCAATAACACCTGCACTTTTTGTATTGTCCCTTCCCTCCGGGGTAAAGAAGTAGACCGGCGCCCTGGAGATATCCTGGCGGAGGTTCAGGCCCTGGTTGACCAAGGTGTCAGCGAAGTAACTCTCCTGGGGCAAAACGTCAATGCCTATGGCGTCAACTTCGCAGACCCTGATCTACCACGCGATCGTTCTGCTTTTTCCCGTTTACTACGAGCATGCGGTGACATTGAAGGACTAGAGCGCGTGCGATTCACTAGTCCTCATCCGGCGGAATTCACCTCCGATGTTATTGACGCCATGGCAGAAACCCCTAATGTGTGTCCCCAGTTGCATATGCCTTTGCAATCTGGTTCTGACCGTGTCTTAAAAGATATGCGACGCAGCTATCGCACCAAGAAATTCTTGAGAATTGTGGAAGAGGTCCGGGAAAAGATTCCCGAGGCAGCAATAACCACCGACATTATTGTTGGTTTTCCAGGGGAGACTGAGGAAGATTTTCAAGCTACCCTAAATGTGCTCGAAGAAGCGAGATTTAGTTCTGCTTATACGTTCCAATATTCTATTCGTCCGGGCACCCCGGCGGGGGAGATGGATAACCAAATCCCTAAGGACGTCGTTCAGGACCGCTATGAGCGTTTAATAGCTGTCCAGGAGCGAATTTGCGCCGAGGAAAATCGGGCATTTATTGGGCGACGTGTCGAGCTTCTTGTCCAAGCAGGAGGGGGGCGCAAGAACAATAAGACGCACCGTATGACTGGCCGGGCTCGTGACGGACGACTGGTGCACTTTCAGCCTCATGCAGCTACACCGAACGCCGTGGATGGAGACATTCGCCCAGGTGACGTGGTTGACGTAGAGGTAACCGGCTCGGCTCCGCACTTCCTTATCGCAGACGCCGGTGTGCTGTCTCATCGTCGAACAAAAGCTGGCGATATGAGCGAAGCCGGCAAAGTTCCCACAACAGCTCCAGTGGGCGTAGGGTTGGGTTTGCCGCAGATACGCGGACTGTAA
- the gluA gene encoding glutamate ABC transporter ATP-binding protein GluA, which translates to MIRMAGVEKYFDDYHALRDINLEIPRGQVVVVLGPSGSGKSTLCRTINRLETIDSGVIEIDGVALPEEGKALAKLRAEVGMVFQSFNLFPHLRIRDNVTLGPIKVRQLNKAEAAKRADVLLERVGIATQAEKYPAQLSGGQQQRVAIARALAMDPKVMLFDEPTSALDPEMVNEVLEVMADLAREGMTMVVVTHEMGFARRVADRVLFMADGAIVEDSTPEDFFTNPQSDRAKDFLNKILAH; encoded by the coding sequence ATGATCCGCATGGCGGGCGTCGAAAAATATTTTGATGATTATCACGCCCTTCGGGACATTAATTTAGAGATTCCCCGTGGCCAAGTGGTGGTAGTTTTAGGCCCGTCAGGTTCAGGTAAATCCACTCTGTGCCGCACCATTAACCGCCTGGAAACAATTGATTCTGGGGTTATTGAAATTGATGGTGTAGCTCTTCCCGAGGAAGGCAAAGCTCTTGCCAAATTGAGGGCTGAGGTTGGGATGGTGTTCCAGTCTTTCAATCTTTTCCCTCATTTAAGGATTCGGGATAATGTCACTCTGGGGCCGATCAAAGTCCGTCAGCTCAATAAAGCCGAAGCTGCGAAAAGGGCCGATGTCCTGCTCGAAAGAGTGGGTATAGCTACGCAGGCAGAAAAGTATCCAGCCCAGCTATCGGGTGGTCAGCAGCAACGTGTCGCTATAGCTCGAGCCCTGGCGATGGATCCCAAGGTGATGCTCTTTGATGAGCCTACGTCAGCTCTGGATCCAGAAATGGTCAATGAGGTGTTAGAGGTCATGGCTGACCTCGCTCGCGAAGGCATGACCATGGTGGTGGTAACTCATGAAATGGGATTTGCCCGACGCGTAGCTGACCGCGTCTTATTCATGGCCGACGGCGCCATTGTGGAAGATTCCACTCCCGAGGATTTTTTCACCAACCCCCAAAGCGATCGCGCCAAGGATTTCCTTAACAAGATTCTTGCCCACTAA
- a CDS encoding glutamate ABC transporter substrate-binding protein, whose product MKSSLSRVLALCAAAGVALSTLTACGGGSEGLLAQIESGKVTAGAKYDQPGLGLRGSDESMSGLDVEVSKYVINHIAKEKGWKEPEITFRETPTAQRETLIQNGEVGMIAATYSINEGRAQSVNFAGPYLVTHQALLVRENDNSIKGLNDLNGKILCTTSGSTPAQKVKEALPGVQLQEFDVYSSCVEALRNGTVDALTTDATILNGYSAQSPNTFRVVPLLKPDGSQFTDEYYGVGLAKDDQEATDAVNEALTAMIKDGTFDRLVSENLGKAEGVSPGTPGDLSFLKK is encoded by the coding sequence ATGAAATCTTCCCTTTCCCGGGTCCTAGCATTGTGCGCTGCAGCCGGAGTAGCACTCAGTACCCTAACTGCCTGTGGTGGAGGATCAGAAGGACTATTAGCCCAAATCGAATCAGGCAAAGTCACAGCTGGTGCTAAATATGACCAGCCAGGCTTAGGGCTTCGCGGTTCCGATGAATCCATGAGCGGATTAGATGTAGAAGTCAGTAAATACGTCATTAACCACATTGCTAAGGAGAAAGGCTGGAAAGAACCCGAAATCACGTTCCGGGAAACTCCGACTGCTCAGCGAGAAACGTTGATTCAAAACGGTGAGGTTGGGATGATTGCGGCTACCTACTCCATTAATGAAGGCCGTGCTCAAAGTGTTAACTTTGCTGGACCCTACCTGGTTACTCATCAAGCTTTGTTGGTGCGGGAAAATGATAATTCCATCAAGGGTCTTAATGATCTCAATGGAAAGATTCTGTGCACCACCTCTGGATCTACTCCCGCCCAAAAGGTTAAGGAGGCACTGCCAGGAGTCCAGCTCCAGGAATTTGATGTGTATTCTTCCTGCGTTGAGGCACTGCGCAATGGCACGGTCGATGCTCTCACAACTGACGCCACTATTTTGAACGGCTACTCTGCACAGTCTCCGAACACTTTCCGGGTGGTTCCGCTGCTGAAGCCTGACGGCTCCCAGTTTACCGACGAGTATTACGGAGTCGGCTTGGCTAAAGATGATCAGGAAGCTACCGATGCTGTCAATGAGGCGCTCACAGCCATGATCAAAGACGGTACTTTTGACCGTTTAGTGAGCGAAAACCTAGGCAAAGCGGAAGGCGTTTCTCCAGGTACACCTGGGGATCTCTCCTTCCTGAAGAAGTAA
- a CDS encoding amino acid ABC transporter permease, producing the protein MSSFLSDLGPALIPAFWMTIKLSIISGIGALLLGTVLTAMRVSPVGIIRFLSAFYINTIRNTPLTLVVLFCSFGLYQNLGLTLANPTSPTFLVDNNVRLAILGFILYTSAFVAESLRSGINTVDFGQAEAARSLGLNFSQTFRFIVFPQALRSAIVPLGNTFIALIKNTTIASAIGVAEASLLMKGTIEMNANYLFLIFGIFALGFMVLTLPTGMVFTSLSRRLAVKK; encoded by the coding sequence ATGTCCTCATTCTTATCTGACCTTGGACCCGCACTCATTCCAGCTTTTTGGATGACCATAAAGTTGTCTATTATCTCTGGAATTGGCGCGCTGCTTCTTGGCACCGTTCTAACCGCCATGCGGGTATCACCAGTGGGGATCATCCGCTTTCTCTCCGCGTTTTATATCAACACCATCAGAAACACTCCTCTGACATTAGTGGTGCTGTTTTGCTCTTTCGGGTTATACCAAAACCTCGGCCTGACGTTGGCTAACCCCACATCCCCTACGTTTTTGGTAGACAATAATGTCCGTCTCGCCATTCTTGGATTCATTCTCTACACGTCGGCCTTTGTCGCAGAGTCTTTAAGATCAGGAATCAACACCGTTGATTTCGGCCAGGCGGAAGCCGCCAGGTCACTTGGTCTGAACTTTAGTCAAACATTCCGATTTATTGTCTTCCCTCAAGCCCTACGCTCCGCCATCGTCCCGTTGGGCAATACATTCATCGCATTGATCAAGAACACCACAATAGCTTCGGCTATTGGGGTAGCTGAGGCTTCCTTGCTGATGAAAGGAACAATCGAAATGAACGCTAACTACTTGTTCCTGATCTTCGGGATATTCGCACTGGGATTTATGGTCCTCACCCTACCCACCGGAATGGTATTCACTAGCTTATCTCGGCGACTGGCGGTGAAGAAATAA
- a CDS encoding amino acid ABC transporter permease: MSVRATVLYDTPGPRGRRLNLLLSGVSFLIIAGILWWVLSTLHHNGQLAASRWLPFLNSRTWSTYILPGLWGTLRAAFLSIIFALILGTVLGLGRLSRNRGVAALCGVIVEFFRAIPVLLLMIFAYQLFAHYHLVASKQLALSAVVTGLTLYNGSVIAEILRAGIHSLPRGQTEAAEALGLSHSQTMKLVLLPQAVAAMLPALIAQMVIALKDSALGYQIGYVEVVRSGIQSASANRNFIASLVVVAIIMILINYGLTWVANRVERQLRAGRARRNIVAKVPEHAHQGLETKDNVNADWHNPGYHEVRNPGE, from the coding sequence ATGAGTGTTCGCGCTACAGTTCTCTATGACACCCCCGGACCACGAGGACGTCGATTAAATCTTCTGCTCAGCGGAGTTTCTTTCCTCATCATCGCGGGTATCTTGTGGTGGGTACTATCAACGCTCCACCACAATGGTCAATTAGCAGCGTCCCGTTGGCTTCCCTTCCTTAATTCACGCACCTGGTCCACCTATATCTTGCCGGGTCTATGGGGCACTCTTCGCGCCGCGTTTTTGTCCATTATTTTCGCTCTGATCCTGGGTACTGTTCTTGGTCTAGGCCGCCTGTCTCGAAACCGAGGTGTCGCAGCTCTCTGTGGCGTAATCGTGGAATTTTTTCGCGCTATCCCGGTCCTACTACTCATGATCTTTGCGTATCAGCTGTTTGCCCACTACCACCTGGTTGCTTCCAAACAGCTGGCCCTATCAGCAGTCGTCACGGGTTTAACTCTCTACAACGGTTCAGTCATTGCTGAGATTCTTCGTGCTGGCATTCACTCCCTTCCCCGAGGTCAAACTGAAGCTGCCGAGGCTCTGGGACTCAGTCACTCCCAAACAATGAAACTGGTTCTGTTGCCTCAAGCTGTGGCCGCCATGCTGCCTGCCTTGATTGCCCAAATGGTCATTGCCCTCAAAGATTCGGCCCTGGGTTATCAAATTGGCTACGTGGAAGTGGTACGCTCTGGTATCCAATCGGCCTCAGCCAATCGTAATTTCATTGCATCCTTGGTGGTGGTCGCCATCATCATGATTCTGATTAATTATGGCTTAACCTGGGTAGCTAACCGCGTCGAACGCCAACTGAGAGCTGGTCGGGCTCGTCGTAATATTGTTGCGAAGGTTCCCGAACATGCGCATCAGGGATTAGAGACCAAAGATAATGTCAATGCGGACTGGCATAATCCTGGTTATCACGAAGTGCGAAACCCAGGCGAGTAG